In the Hevea brasiliensis isolate MT/VB/25A 57/8 chromosome 8, ASM3005281v1, whole genome shotgun sequence genome, aacaaattttttttttttacattagaaaatcgTTTTATATTATTTGTAAGTTAAtgcatttttttatatttttctttatttttcataaaaaataaaaactataatttttccaaaaaaagtaaaaaataaaaaacaaaaaatttatttttccaCAAGTAATCAGACccttaaaatttcaaaattatatTCCAATTTCAGCGAATTTCATTATTACCTCCAAGAGCTCTGAAGTGGGCTATTTAAAGAGGTGGAACCTCCTTAGTCAGGAACGTTGCATTTTCTCATAACTATAGTCAATTTCATATTTCTCTTCACAATTCGTATTGACTAAAGCATTGAAATGATTCAAGCCAACCATCTAGTCTTTTATTTTGTAGATTCAAGCCTACATAAGGACCCACAACAACACTACCACCATTTGGAGTCGTCTGTGGGAAGCCTTTTTTTTTCCCTTCCACTTTTCATCTTTGCATACATATGCATTAATTCTTTGGTTAAGGACTTTGAGGGTATGGAAAGACTTGTTggtatatttcatattattataaatgaaaattgtgtataggcacttttgaaatttaattcaataaaattttaaaattaatataaatattatataaattatatttttttatttttgcataacttcataatataaattctattatttaaagaaataaaattaaaatcaatcaaCATAAAAGTATTATACCAATTTCTTGCATAAAATTCATAGATTCAAAAGCCAAAAAAAATAATGTAAAccctaaatatttaaattatatgatataatagtataagatttaaaaaaaaattaatagttattaaaattagagacattgaaaattataaattaataaaatcaaaGTAAATGTATGAGATAATATATCGTATATTTAAGTTGatcaatttaaaatttacataaaagtTGGCATCACTAATTTTgttttgattatatatatatatatatgacataaAGGAGAAAAAgctaaaaaaagagaaaagtcaaacaaaaaaaatttatattgcaGTCATAAAAGGAATGGAGAGAGcaaaaatacaaataaaaaatttcaatttgatATGAGATTATATGATAGGAAATTGTTATATTGGgttgtatttattttttaaataataaacaactcattaatttttaattgaattcatATGCTTATTTAATGACAAACAATGTACAATTTTGATGattcaatttaaattataataaataaattataaattattagggactaatagaaaatttgaagaaccaattaataaaaactaaaatttattacatttatttaagatttttttaaaaatatttagaaggatcaataaaaaattttggaggccaattaattaaaaaaataaaattttattacacTTGCCTTCTTGGTTCCGCCCCTGAGTGCTAGCCCTAAAGACAAGGATGAAATATTATAACAAATATGTCATATAAGTATATATAAACATactaggaaaaagaaaaaaaaatctctatTGCCTTTCTAGTTTCTTCTATTATCTTCGCGTGGGAATTTATTGTTTAGATTCAATTCAGTATAGAAGACCAAAGACATCAATAAAGTTATctatatgcaaaatataaattttttgcaTTTAAATTGGCATATATTGTGCTAAATTATTTCCATGTGGAATACATAGATATAGATCATTGGGAGTTTCAAATACAGTATATAGATTCTATGCCATTATTTTCATCGTACACTGTTCCTCCACACCGTATAATCAACCATGCGGACCAGGACCACTGACACTAGGATTAGGATTAATACGTCCATAGAAAAGAGGAGTTCCAATCGTTTGATATAGTTGTCGTTTGTGTAGTCTTGGCATCCGATTGGATCTTAAATTGGCATCAACAATTTGCTGGGAACCTGCAGGCGGCAGATTTTCATATTTGGTGGAGTGCTTGCCCAACATATTCATATGGTTTCTCTTGACATCTTCACAAGCGAAGTAGCTACTCCTCCTAGGATTCGCTTTTCTAATAAGTTGACAAGCGATTTTctctttccttcc is a window encoding:
- the LOC131182276 gene encoding uncharacterized protein LOC131182276; its protein translation is MGSLMMKKVLFIFLIVAGSISCSLGAEFERLAWGKGRKEKIACQLIRKANPRRSSYFACEDVKRNHMNMLGKHSTKYENLPPAGSQQIVDANLRSNRMPRLHKRQLYQTIGTPLFYGRINPNPSVSGPGPHG